One Leopardus geoffroyi isolate Oge1 chromosome B1, O.geoffroyi_Oge1_pat1.0, whole genome shotgun sequence DNA window includes the following coding sequences:
- the LOC123595901 gene encoding sulfotransferase 1 family member D1-like, whose amino-acid sequence MDKKLDIFRRELVDVQGVPLFWSIAEEWSQVESFEARPDDLVISTYPKSGTTWISEILDLIYNNGDVEKCKQNAIYKRVPFMELIIPGLDNGVEDLKKKQSPRLVKTHLPVQLLPSSFWKNNCKMVYVARNAKDVAVSYYYFYQMAKLHPEPGTWEEFLDKFMTGKVAFGAWFDHVKGWWEKRNDYRILYLFYEDMKEDPKREIQKLLKFLDKDLPEETVDKILYYSSFDVMKQNPFTNYTTVAGVRMDHSVSPFMRKGILGDWKNHFTVAQYERFEKEYDKKMKGSTLSFRSEI is encoded by the exons ATGGACAAGAAGCTGGATATCTTCAGGAGGGAGTTAGTGGATGTTCAGGGTGTCCCCCTCTTCTGGAGTATTGCTGAGGAGTGGTCCCAGGTGGAGTCATTTGAGGCCCGACCAGATGACCTTGTGATCTCAACCTACCCCAAATCCG gaaCAACCTGGATCAGTGAAATATTGGATTTGATCTATAATaatggggatgtggagaaatgcaAGCAGAATGCAATATACAAACGAGTGCCATTCATGGAATTGATAATTCCTGGACTGGATAATG GTGTGGaggatttgaaaaaaaagcaGTCTCCTCGATTAGTGAAAACACACCTACCTGTTCAACTTCTCCCTTCTTCATTTTGGAAGAATAACTGCAAG ATGGTCTACGTGGCACGAAACGCTAAAGATGTGGCTGTGTCTTACTATTATTTCTACCAGATGGCAAAACTGCatccagagcctggcacctgggaAGAGTTCCTGGATAAATTCATGACTGGAAAGG TGGCTTTTGGTGCGTGGTTTGATCACGTGAAGGGCTGGTGGGAGAAGAGGAATGATTATCGTATTCTTTACCTATTCTATGAAGACATGAAAGAG gATCCAAAGCGTGAAATTCAGAAATTGTTAAAGTTTCTAGACAAAGATCTGCCAGAAGAAACTGTGGATAAAATCCTCTATTACAGCTCTTTTGATGTGATGAAGCAGAATCCATTTACAAATTATACCACTGTAGCAGGAGTTCGTATGGATCATTCCGTATCTCCCTTCATGAGAAAGG gTATTTTGGGAGATTGGAAAAATCACTTCACTGTAGCCCAGTATGagagatttgaaaaagaatatgataagaaaatgaaagggtCTACACTGTCGTTTCGTTCAGAGATTTAA